Below is a window of Pseudomonadota bacterium DNA.
TTTCCGGAAACTGGCCTTTACAGGTTCAACCGACATCGGTTGCCAGGTTGCCTGTGCTGCCGCCGAAAAACTTATCCCCTCGACCCTTGAATTGGGCGGGAAATCCGCTAACATTTATTTTCCGGACTGCTGTTGGGAAAAGGCCATGGAAGGTCTTCAGATAGGCATTCTGTTAAATCAGGGGCAAATATGTTGCGCCGGTTCACGCGTATTTGTTCATGAAGACATTCACGACAGATTTGTCGCTGATGCGGTAAAAGCTTTTAGCAACATTAAGGTCGGGCTTCCCTGGGAAAAAGGAACAATCATGGGCTCTCAGATCAACGAGGGCCAGGTCAATCATATTCTTGATTATATCGAAATTGGAAAAGAGGAAGGTGCCATGGTGGCGTGCGGCGGTGTGCGGGCAACCGGGAATGGCCTTGAAAAGGGAGCCTTCATGAAACCGACTTTATTAACGGGAGTAAACAACATGATGAGAGTTACCCGTGAAGAGATCTTCGGCCCTGTGGCGGTGGTCATCAAATTCAAGACTGAGGAAGAAGTTATTGCTATGGCCAATGACAGTGAATTTGGCTTGGCCGGTGCAGTTTGGACACAGGATATTAATCGTGCGCTCCGCATAGCCAGGGCCGTGGAAGCCGGTAGAATGTGGATTAATGCTTACAATATCCTACCGGCGCATACCCCATTCGGTGGATATAAAAAGTCCGGTATAGGACGTGAAACTCATAAAGTAATAATGGACTATTATACCCAGATGAAAAATATCATCATAAGTATGACGGAATGTAAAGTTGGCTTTTATTGATTATAAAGTTCACATATATGGAAAAGATTTATGCACGCAAACATAGCCCAGAAACGCAATATGAGATCGGAAAACAAGTTATTTGTCTTCGGAAACAGGTACACAAAATTATGAAAACTCCTTTTTACAACATATCTTCCTGGACAAAAGCTGTAGCAGCACACAGCAATACTTGAACTGCAACAACAAGCATATCCCCCCATTGCTTCCACCTGAGTTAGTGAGCAAATCCGGAATCAATCAAAAGCCATTACAATCTTAGATTGACCATTTCTTGCAGAAGGAAATCTTCGAAATATTTTTAGGAAAATAATTTAGGAAAAAACAGTTGACAAAACGTTATGTATCTTTCTATATAGCGCTTATGCATTTTATAAAGTTTATATGACAATTATACACGTCATATCATTTGTGTTTTATGAATGGAGGGATAGTGAAGATCAATGCCGTGGAATTCGATGAAATAGCCCGAAAAATTTTTAAGCCCGTCTATCCGGTTATTGCCGCTCAAATTCTTGTTTACACAGGCATTGCCGAGGGATGCTGCCTGGATATCGGTTGCGGTGGAGGCTACCTGGGTATTGAGCTGGCTCGGGCAAGCAATTTGGCAATTTACTTTTTAGACCAATCCAGCGACATGATAGAAATCGTAAAGCGTAATATCTCAGTAAACGGGCTTCAGGGGCGCGGGGAAACCATTTTGGCCAATGTCGAAAAAATTCCAATGCCGGATAATTCCGTAAACCTTGCAGTCAGCCGCGGGTCCATCTTTTTTTGGGACGATCTTGTCCAGGCATTCAGGGAGATATACCGGGTGCTCGCTCCGGGCGGTATAACATATATCGGCGGTGGTTTTGGATCGGCCGGTATGAAAGAAGAAATAATCAACCGGTGGCAGGACAACCATAAAGGCAGAGCTGAATGGCAAAATATGGCTAAGCGTAATCTCGGGCCGGATGCGCCCCGGAAATTCGAGCGGGCCTTAAAGGATGCAGCTATTTCCAACTATGAAATAGTGCACTGCGAGGAGAAAGGCCTATGGATAATCATACGCAAGGAGAGCTGAAGCAATCTCTGATCTGCAATATTTGTGAGCAGGGTTGTCTGCTGGGTAAGGGGAAATCCGGCGTTTGCGGTTTATACGAACTTCAGGGCAGGCAAATTACGGAAATACTTCCCGACCGTTACCTGACGGTTTGTCCCATATCTATCGAAACCATGCCTATGCTGCATTATTTTCCGGGTAACAAGTTTTTACAGATAAGCTCCACAGGCTGTAATTTTGATTGCTCTGGATGTATTTCCACGGTCATTGTGCGGGAAATGCCAAATAACAGTAAAGCTTTGTTGCATTTAACTCCTGAACAGATTGTAAAAAAAGCGAAATCTTCAGGGTGTATGGGTATAGCTTTTCTGATGAATGATCCTTTAGCTTCTTTTCCGACCTTTCTAAGGGTAGCAGCTCTTGCCAAAGCAAACGGCCTTAAAGTCGGTTGTTCCTCCAATGCATATTTTACGCTTCAGTCATTGAAAAGCCTGTTGCCTGTGCTTGATTTTATCAACATTGGACTGAAAGGATTTTTCGACGAATCCTACCATTTTTGCGGCGCCAAATCCGGTATGGGACCTGTGTTCAGAAATCTTAGTTTACTGGTTGACGCCGGTATCCATGTTGAACTGTCAGTGATATTCAGTCGTGGTAAAGAGTCGGAATTGCGTTCTCTGGCGGATCTCATTGCCGGTATTTCACCCCGAATCCCATTGCAATTGATGAGGTTTATTTCTTTTGAAGACTCCGATATATCGCAGGAGCCGAGCGTCCGCCAGGCTGAAGATTTTTGTTGTCAACTTCGCAAGCGGCTGAATTATGTATATCTGTTCAACACTCCGGGAACGAAATATCTGAACACGATATGCCCGGACTGCGGCCGAATGGCCATCAACAGAGAGTTTTATGGCCCAATGGGCGCTAAATTGCACGTCAACAAACCAACAGAGTTCACAGATACCAAGTGTGGCTCTTGTTACGGTTCGCTTAATATAACCGGGTCAGTGGCTGAGCAAACTCACCAGGAGGATGCTTTCCAGGGTGGTTACCCTTTTACGCGGGCTCTGGAAATGGTTGAAGCCATGCTTATTGCCATGGGTGTCCACAACCAATATGACATTGTGCGGGCATGGGAACACCTGTTGATTCCGGGTGGTCTGCTAATGCTGCACCATAATGTTCAGCACCCTCTAACCTATATTGACAGCGTTCGTTATTTTGGCTGGGTAACGGGTTTCAGGAGTCAGAGCGAGGAACTTGCGCGCTTTCTTGAAGATAGACTGCAAAAAGTTTCTGAGTCTTTGTATGGACTGTCGCACAGGCCGGGGGTTTATTATGCCATGGCAAAGCCGCTGTTTTATATTAACGGCGGTCGCATGGAAAATCAGCTTGTGGAGTGGGCCGGAGGCATTAGTTTAAACAAGCAGTTACCTCCGGGAGGAAGACCTGGCCGCAGCTTAAGTGTCGAGCAGTTAAACGAACTGAATCCGGATATAATTTTTATTTCAGCCTTTTTATCAAACTCGGTTGATGATTTTCTGGATGAATGTCTGGAACTGGGCCTTAAAGTAAATGTTGTTAAGCAAAAGCAAATCTTTGTTCATCCGGCTTCAGGATGGGATTTCGGAAGTCCCCGCTGGATTCTCGGATTATTAAACATAGCCAAAATCCTGCATCCGGGGCGCTGTAAATATGATGTTATTGCCGAAGCCCGGACTTTCTATCAACGTTTTTACGGCATGGAATTTTCTCCCAAAAATATTAATCGTTCTTTTTCAAAGCCTTCAGCCGATTGGCGCTGGCAGTGTAGTGAGAATCAAACTGCACCGGCATCATCAAAAAGTACTTCAACCGTCCTTAATTTAACAAGGAAATTAAATTAAATTTTTAAAATAGGGGTGAAAATCTTATGCGTTTATTATTGAAAAATATTTTTGTTTTATTTATGGCATTCATGGTCTTTATGGCAACAGACCTTAAGGCGGAAGAGAATCCCCAATTAACGGATGTCTTTATCCTTGGCGAGATTGTGGTAGTGGGCAGCTCGGATGTCAGTAATAATATCACTGAAGAAAAGCTCTACAACAATGAACTACGCGATTTTGACAGGAACAATGTGGCACAGGCCGTTACATTGCTGCCTGGTGTTACTTTATCCCAAACAGGTGCAAGAAACGAACAGACAATATACGTGAGAGGGTTTGACATAAGGCGGGTTCCGCTTTTTTTAGACGGTATCCCTATCTATGTACCCTATGACGGTTACCCCGATTTTAGTAGATTTACAACCTATGATGTATCGGAGATTGTTGTTTCAAAAGGTTTTTCATCTGTTCTTTACGGACCAAACACGGAAGGTGGCGCCATAAATATGGTGTCGAAAAAACCGCAGAAAACTTTTGAAGGGGATGCAGGCATTGGTTATGCCACTGGCGGTACATATAATGGATATATTAACCTCGGCACCAATCAGAAGATATTTTATTTTCAGGGCGGGGCATCCTATGTCAACAGTGATTATTTTGTACTTTCCGACAAATTTGATCCGGATAAAGTATTGTATAATACTGAAAACGGCAACAAGCGGGATAATTCCTATTATCATGACGGCAAATACAACCTGAAACTGGGTTTTACTCCGGCAGAAGGCCATGAGTATGCCCTGAGTTACATTGAGCAGCATGGAGTAAAAGGTAATCCTGTTTATGCAGGAAATGATTCCGGCACTAAACCCAGGTATTGGAAATGGCCATATTGGGACAAAAAAAGCTGGTATTTGACGACAAAGACACCTTTCGGAAAGGATATATATTTAAAAACCCGCTTCTACTACGACAAGTATAAAAATTCCCTCTTGTCATATGATGATGACACATATACCACACAAAACAAGAAATCGTCGTTTATCAGCGATTACGACGACCACACACGAGGTTTTTCTTTGGAGACCGGGACAACGCTGATCCCGATAAACGAGATTAAAGCGGCTTTTCATTACAAGGAGGATTTCCACAAGGAACATAATCTTCCTGATCCCTATCAGAATTTTAAAGATGAAATTATGTCTCTTGGACTTGAAGA
It encodes the following:
- a CDS encoding aldehyde dehydrogenase family protein — its product is MEKPMSDSYKLCIDGQWVDAANGKIFNTYCPANGELLATCADASREDVDKAVHAAWKAWDNWKRISAQDRSALLLKIADLIDANAEKLALIETMDNGKPIRETTAIDIPLASDHFRYFAGAIRADEGQAVMIDDTTMSIILHEPLGVVGQIILWNFPFLMAAWKIAPAIATGNCVVIKPSSATSLSLLELAKIMNPVLPSGVVNVITGSGSGAGNFILEHPGFRKLAFTGSTDIGCQVACAAAEKLIPSTLELGGKSANIYFPDCCWEKAMEGLQIGILLNQGQICCAGSRVFVHEDIHDRFVADAVKAFSNIKVGLPWEKGTIMGSQINEGQVNHILDYIEIGKEEGAMVACGGVRATGNGLEKGAFMKPTLLTGVNNMMRVTREEIFGPVAVVIKFKTEEEVIAMANDSEFGLAGAVWTQDINRALRIARAVEAGRMWINAYNILPAHTPFGGYKKSGIGRETHKVIMDYYTQMKNIIISMTECKVGFY
- a CDS encoding radical SAM protein is translated as MDNHTQGELKQSLICNICEQGCLLGKGKSGVCGLYELQGRQITEILPDRYLTVCPISIETMPMLHYFPGNKFLQISSTGCNFDCSGCISTVIVREMPNNSKALLHLTPEQIVKKAKSSGCMGIAFLMNDPLASFPTFLRVAALAKANGLKVGCSSNAYFTLQSLKSLLPVLDFINIGLKGFFDESYHFCGAKSGMGPVFRNLSLLVDAGIHVELSVIFSRGKESELRSLADLIAGISPRIPLQLMRFISFEDSDISQEPSVRQAEDFCCQLRKRLNYVYLFNTPGTKYLNTICPDCGRMAINREFYGPMGAKLHVNKPTEFTDTKCGSCYGSLNITGSVAEQTHQEDAFQGGYPFTRALEMVEAMLIAMGVHNQYDIVRAWEHLLIPGGLLMLHHNVQHPLTYIDSVRYFGWVTGFRSQSEELARFLEDRLQKVSESLYGLSHRPGVYYAMAKPLFYINGGRMENQLVEWAGGISLNKQLPPGGRPGRSLSVEQLNELNPDIIFISAFLSNSVDDFLDECLELGLKVNVVKQKQIFVHPASGWDFGSPRWILGLLNIAKILHPGRCKYDVIAEARTFYQRFYGMEFSPKNINRSFSKPSADWRWQCSENQTAPASSKSTSTVLNLTRKLN
- a CDS encoding class I SAM-dependent methyltransferase, with product MKINAVEFDEIARKIFKPVYPVIAAQILVYTGIAEGCCLDIGCGGGYLGIELARASNLAIYFLDQSSDMIEIVKRNISVNGLQGRGETILANVEKIPMPDNSVNLAVSRGSIFFWDDLVQAFREIYRVLAPGGITYIGGGFGSAGMKEEIINRWQDNHKGRAEWQNMAKRNLGPDAPRKFERALKDAAISNYEIVHCEEKGLWIIIRKES
- a CDS encoding TonB-dependent receptor encodes the protein MRLLLKNIFVLFMAFMVFMATDLKAEENPQLTDVFILGEIVVVGSSDVSNNITEEKLYNNELRDFDRNNVAQAVTLLPGVTLSQTGARNEQTIYVRGFDIRRVPLFLDGIPIYVPYDGYPDFSRFTTYDVSEIVVSKGFSSVLYGPNTEGGAINMVSKKPQKTFEGDAGIGYATGGTYNGYINLGTNQKIFYFQGGASYVNSDYFVLSDKFDPDKVLYNTENGNKRDNSYYHDGKYNLKLGFTPAEGHEYALSYIEQHGVKGNPVYAGNDSGTKPRYWKWPYWDKKSWYLTTKTPFGKDIYLKTRFYYDKYKNSLLSYDDDTYTTQNKKSSFISDYDDHTRGFSLETGTTLIPINEIKAAFHYKEDFHKEHNLPDPYQNFKDEIMSLGLEDTVQITDKLYSILGISYDSINTIRAEDSYDSSTGTFGYYPKDRAHATNPQIGLFFNLTDSAKIYATIADKSRLPTIKDKYSYRMGTALPNPGLKPEKSTNYEIGYHDIFIKKIAVKTALFYSDVRDMILSVEVPDPDNPGDTLKQNQNIGDVNRWGAELEIAAPIMDKLEAGFNYSYIYNDNRTNNEKITDIPKHKFFAYARYMPVTQLSLLADIEYNSDRYSSSDGDATTGAFAITNFRTIYEIIKGIKIEAGVLNIFDRNYELSEGYPMPGRSYFANIRYTF